The Rana temporaria chromosome 4, aRanTem1.1, whole genome shotgun sequence genome contains a region encoding:
- the HEBP2 gene encoding heme-binding protein 2: MFKTMKQVLFSSGIENPKWKALDTQSSDYELRQYEAAKWVSTEMSSVKEWDSAVSTGFMRLFGFIQGNNEKKMSVAMTAPVTTYVQPGEGPACESTITVSFYIPAEQQSDPPKPSESNVFITERPEITVYVRSFGGFTSAAKNQEQILQLSECLKRDGKAFDENVYYTAGYDSPFKLLNRHNEVWLLAKQ; this comes from the exons ATGTTTAAGACGATGAAGCAAGTTTTATTTTCCTCTGGAATTGAGAACCCAAAGTGGAAAGCTTTGGACACTCAG TCTTCGGATTATGAATTGCGACAATATGAAGCTGCAAAGTGGGTGAGCACCGAGATGTCATCGGTGAAAGAATGGGACAGCGCTGTTAGTACAGGCTTCATGCGTCTCTTCGGCTTTATTCAGGGGAACAATGAAAAAA AAATGAGTGTTGCCATGACTGCCCCAGTGACCACATATGTACAGCCAGGAGAAGGGCCAGCATGTGAATCCACAATTACCGTTTCATTTTATATCCCTGCCGAGCAACAGAGTGATCCACCCAAACCTTCTGAAAGTAATGTATTTATTACAGAAAGGCCAGAGATTACCGTCTATGTCAG GTCCTTTGGAGGGTTTACTAGTGCAGCAAAAAACCAGGAGCAGATCCTACAGCTTTCCGAATGCTTGAAACGGGATGGAAAAGCTTTTGACGAGAATGTCTACTACACTGCTGGCTACGACAGCCCATTTAAACTCCTAAATAGACACAATGAGGTTTGGTTGCTGGCAAAACAGTAA